In Vibrio atlanticus, the following proteins share a genomic window:
- the flhB gene encoding flagellar biosynthesis protein FlhB — MAESDGQERTEDATPKRLQQAKEKGQVARSKELASASVLIVGAIALMWFGESMAKALFETMQRLFSLSREEVFDTTKLLEIAGGALVNLLFPLFLILITLFVAAVIGAAGVGGINFSMQAAMPKASKLNPLSGIKRMFGLQSWVELLKSILKVALVSGMAIYLIQASQHDLMQLSMEVYPQNIFHALDILLNFILLISCSLLIVVAIDIPFQIWQHADQLKMTKQEIKDEHKDTEGKPEVKGRIRMLQREAAQRRMMADVPQADVIVTNPEHFSVALRYKQNQDKAPVVVAKGVDHMAMKIREIARENDIYIVPAPPLARALYHTTELEQQIPDGLFTAVAQVLAYVFQLKQYRKRGGERPKLQDSNMPIPPDLRH, encoded by the coding sequence ATGGCAGAGTCAGACGGTCAAGAACGCACGGAAGACGCCACGCCCAAACGCTTGCAACAGGCCAAAGAGAAAGGGCAGGTTGCAAGGTCAAAAGAATTAGCGTCGGCGTCGGTACTTATTGTTGGTGCGATTGCTTTAATGTGGTTTGGTGAATCGATGGCGAAAGCTTTGTTCGAAACAATGCAACGTCTGTTTTCTCTGAGTCGGGAAGAAGTTTTTGATACCACAAAACTCCTCGAAATTGCGGGTGGCGCATTAGTGAACCTGTTGTTCCCGCTGTTCTTAATCCTGATAACCTTATTTGTTGCTGCCGTCATTGGTGCGGCGGGTGTCGGGGGGATTAATTTCTCTATGCAGGCGGCGATGCCTAAGGCGTCTAAGCTAAACCCACTTAGTGGTATTAAGCGTATGTTTGGCCTGCAGAGTTGGGTTGAACTGTTGAAATCTATCTTGAAAGTGGCACTTGTTTCGGGAATGGCCATCTATCTTATTCAAGCTTCTCAACACGATTTAATGCAACTGAGCATGGAGGTATACCCACAGAATATCTTCCACGCTTTAGATATCTTGCTTAATTTTATTCTGCTGATCAGCTGCTCTTTACTTATCGTGGTGGCGATTGATATCCCGTTCCAGATTTGGCAACACGCCGATCAGCTGAAGATGACCAAACAAGAAATTAAAGATGAACACAAAGATACTGAAGGTAAGCCTGAAGTTAAGGGCCGCATTCGTATGTTACAAAGAGAAGCTGCCCAGCGCCGTATGATGGCTGACGTACCTCAAGCGGATGTGATTGTGACCAACCCGGAGCACTTCTCGGTGGCTCTACGCTATAAACAGAATCAAGACAAAGCCCCCGTTGTAGTGGCTAAAGGTGTTGATCATATGGCAATGAAGATCCGTGAAATTGCCCGTGAAAATGACATCTATATTGTTCCTGCTCCACCATTGGCTAGGGCGCTTTATCACACTACCGAACTAGAACAACAAATTCCTGACGGTCTGTTTACAGCGGTTGCTCAAGTGCTTGCATATGTGTTTCAGCTGAAACAGTACCGAAAACGAGGCGGAGAGAGGCCAAAACTCCAAGATTCTAATATGCCGATCCCACCTGATTTACGACATTAG
- the flhA gene encoding flagellar biosynthesis protein FlhA, which translates to MKFSLPFADKLPKIPNRAMPAIGAPVMVLATLAMVVLPIPAFLLDMFFTFNIALSMVVLLVSVYTRRPLDFAAFPTVLLIATLLRLALNVASTRVVLLHGHEGGDAAGNVIEAFGNVVIGGNYAVGLVVFLILMIINFMVVTKGAGRISEVSARFTLDALPGKQMAIDADLNAGLIDQDQARTRRFEVTKEADFYGSMDGASKFVKGDAIAGILILFINIIGGLSIGMAQFDLGFGEAIEIYTLLTIGDGLVAQIPSLLLSIAAAMMVTRQNTDEDMGEQLVFQMFDNPKALMITAAILGIMGIVPGMPHFSFLSLAVVAGAGAYFIDKKNKAKVEEKNLPATANANGDKPASQKELSWDDVQPVDIIGLEVGYRLIPLVDRDQGGELLERVKGVRKKLSQDFGFLIPAVHIRDNLELTPNSYRITLMGVAVGEAEIKPDMELAINPGQVYGMIDGEPTIDPAFGLEAVWIREEQREHAQALGYTVVDSSTVLATHLSQQLTNNASQLIGHEEVQNLLEMLSRSTPKLVEGFVPDQLQLGVVVKVLQNLLNEAIPIRDIRTIVQTLSEYSSKSQEPDILTAAVRISLKRLIVQEINGIEPELPVITLIPELEQILHQTMQASGGESAGIEPGLAERLQTSLSNATQEQELKGEPAVLLTSGVLRSTLAKFVKNTIPSLRVLSYQEIPDEKQIRIVQAVGN; encoded by the coding sequence ATGAAATTCTCCCTGCCTTTTGCGGACAAGCTGCCTAAAATCCCTAATCGTGCGATGCCTGCAATTGGCGCGCCCGTTATGGTACTTGCGACGCTCGCTATGGTGGTGTTGCCAATACCAGCCTTCTTGTTGGACATGTTCTTCACTTTCAACATTGCACTGTCCATGGTTGTGTTACTGGTTTCGGTTTATACCCGCAGGCCTTTGGACTTCGCTGCATTCCCGACCGTACTTTTGATTGCGACTCTACTTCGATTAGCTTTGAACGTTGCTTCGACACGTGTGGTATTGCTTCATGGTCACGAAGGTGGTGACGCGGCCGGTAACGTTATCGAAGCCTTCGGTAACGTGGTTATCGGCGGCAACTACGCGGTAGGTCTAGTGGTGTTCTTGATTTTGATGATCATCAACTTCATGGTTGTAACCAAAGGTGCGGGTCGTATTTCGGAAGTAAGTGCGCGTTTCACCCTAGATGCCCTACCGGGTAAACAGATGGCAATCGATGCCGACTTGAATGCGGGTTTGATCGACCAAGATCAGGCTCGTACTCGACGTTTTGAAGTGACCAAAGAGGCTGACTTTTACGGCTCGATGGACGGTGCGTCTAAGTTTGTTAAAGGCGATGCAATAGCCGGTATCTTGATATTGTTTATCAACATCATTGGCGGCTTGAGTATCGGTATGGCTCAGTTTGACCTTGGTTTTGGTGAAGCCATCGAAATCTATACGCTACTGACTATCGGTGATGGTCTGGTTGCACAAATTCCATCGCTGTTACTTTCTATTGCTGCGGCGATGATGGTAACGCGTCAAAATACTGATGAAGACATGGGCGAACAACTTGTCTTCCAAATGTTCGATAATCCTAAAGCCCTAATGATCACCGCCGCTATCCTCGGCATCATGGGTATTGTTCCTGGTATGCCACATTTCTCTTTCTTGAGCCTTGCTGTGGTTGCTGGGGCTGGGGCTTACTTTATCGATAAAAAGAATAAGGCAAAGGTAGAAGAGAAAAATCTACCTGCAACCGCTAATGCCAATGGTGATAAGCCCGCATCGCAAAAAGAACTGTCTTGGGATGATGTTCAACCGGTAGATATTATTGGTCTCGAAGTGGGGTACCGCTTGATTCCTTTGGTCGATAGAGACCAAGGTGGTGAATTGCTTGAGCGCGTGAAAGGTGTACGGAAAAAGCTGTCTCAAGATTTTGGTTTCTTGATTCCAGCAGTACACATTCGCGATAATCTGGAACTGACACCAAACAGCTATCGAATTACCCTGATGGGGGTAGCGGTTGGTGAGGCTGAGATCAAACCGGACATGGAGCTCGCGATTAACCCTGGCCAAGTCTATGGGATGATAGATGGAGAGCCGACGATTGACCCTGCCTTTGGCCTTGAAGCGGTCTGGATTCGTGAAGAGCAGCGTGAACACGCACAAGCCTTAGGTTATACGGTTGTAGACTCTTCAACCGTACTTGCCACACACCTTAGCCAGCAGTTAACGAATAACGCTTCACAGTTGATTGGCCACGAAGAAGTTCAAAACTTACTTGAGATGCTTAGCCGATCAACACCTAAGCTGGTAGAAGGTTTTGTTCCGGATCAATTACAGCTTGGTGTGGTTGTGAAAGTTCTGCAAAACCTACTGAATGAAGCGATTCCAATTCGTGATATTCGAACCATTGTCCAAACTTTGTCGGAGTACTCTTCTAAGAGTCAAGAACCTGACATATTAACTGCAGCTGTTCGCATCTCACTAAAACGACTAATTGTTCAAGAAATCAATGGTATAGAACCAGAATTACCAGTTATAACCTTGATTCCTGAGTTGGAACAAATCTTGCATCAAACCATGCAGGCATCCGGCGGAGAATCTGCTGGTATTGAACCAGGTTTAGCCGAACGTTTACAGACCTCACTCAGTAACGCGACACAAGAGCAAGAACTGAAAGGTGAGCCAGCGGTGTTATTGACCTCTGGTGTTTTACGTTCGACTTTGGCTAAGTTCGTGAAAAACACGATCCCAAGCTTGAGAGTATTATCTTACCAAGAGATACCAGACGAAAAGCAGATACGTATAGTACAAGCTGTTGGTAATTAA
- the flhF gene encoding flagellar biosynthesis protein FlhF, translating into MKIKRFFAKDMRTALLQVKEELGSEAVIMSNKKVAGGVEIVAAIDGDSSPSTASPRLNKPQQPTQSQYTQMSEPKLPTGRRQLDDDKVSIQPNAEGGRSMTKRFANMLKQYSHGADDEQQHRAENEDSLSALLNRQSSNGHQPQSSQHSSGTLDSAFARETGLSKLIAEDRRVERPAPRLDPTRYDRGRENAQSKGSDTEMETMRDEMTSIRRLLEHQVSGLMWQEVERREPLRAMLIKRLERMGVSAELADQMACYIPEDTKPARAWKALLALVADQISVTQKDILKRGGIVALLGPTGVGKTTTVAKLAARAAMEYGADNVALVTTDTYRIGAHEQLSIYGRIMGCPVRVAKDSSELADVIYQLRNRRLILVDTAGMGQRDVRLSEQLDTLMQESGSVINSYLVLPATAQRKVLQETIEHFRRIPLSGCILTKLDESLSLGEFISVVIQNALPVAYIANGQRVPEDIVIAQPKYMIAKANELLEKSTENEPHYWNSDSEGL; encoded by the coding sequence TTGAAAATTAAACGATTTTTTGCAAAAGATATGCGAACAGCTCTGCTCCAAGTTAAAGAAGAACTTGGCTCAGAAGCGGTGATCATGTCTAACAAAAAGGTCGCAGGTGGTGTGGAAATTGTTGCCGCTATTGATGGCGATTCCAGCCCGTCGACAGCAAGTCCCAGACTCAATAAACCTCAGCAGCCTACGCAAAGCCAGTACACTCAAATGTCTGAGCCCAAATTGCCAACTGGGCGTCGTCAATTAGATGATGACAAGGTTAGCATCCAGCCGAATGCAGAAGGTGGACGCTCAATGACCAAGCGCTTTGCGAATATGCTAAAGCAATACAGTCATGGCGCCGACGATGAGCAACAACATCGCGCTGAAAATGAAGACTCGTTATCAGCATTGCTCAATCGCCAGTCAAGTAACGGTCATCAACCTCAGAGTAGCCAGCATTCTAGCGGCACCCTTGACTCGGCCTTTGCTCGTGAAACGGGTTTATCTAAATTGATTGCCGAAGATCGCAGAGTAGAGCGTCCAGCACCTCGCTTAGATCCTACCCGTTATGATCGTGGTCGTGAGAATGCTCAATCCAAAGGTTCAGATACTGAAATGGAAACGATGCGCGACGAGATGACTTCAATTCGTCGTTTGTTAGAGCATCAAGTCTCTGGACTCATGTGGCAAGAAGTCGAACGTCGCGAACCTTTGCGAGCGATGCTTATCAAGCGCCTAGAACGTATGGGTGTTTCGGCAGAACTCGCCGATCAAATGGCCTGTTACATTCCAGAAGACACAAAACCAGCACGAGCATGGAAAGCCTTGCTTGCTCTGGTCGCTGATCAAATCTCAGTAACACAAAAAGATATTTTAAAACGCGGCGGTATTGTGGCCTTACTTGGCCCGACTGGCGTAGGTAAAACAACAACCGTTGCTAAGCTCGCAGCCCGCGCAGCAATGGAGTACGGTGCAGACAACGTAGCGCTTGTGACAACGGACACATATCGCATAGGTGCACATGAGCAGTTATCGATTTATGGTCGAATTATGGGTTGTCCTGTAAGAGTTGCTAAAGATTCTAGTGAATTGGCCGATGTAATATATCAGTTACGTAATCGTCGCCTGATTCTAGTCGATACTGCAGGTATGGGGCAGCGAGATGTTCGCCTATCTGAGCAGTTAGACACATTGATGCAAGAGAGTGGTTCCGTTATCAATAGTTACCTTGTGTTACCCGCAACCGCGCAACGCAAAGTACTACAAGAAACCATTGAACACTTTAGAAGAATCCCGCTGTCGGGATGTATCCTGACGAAGCTGGACGAATCGCTTAGTTTGGGTGAGTTCATCAGTGTGGTAATACAAAATGCATTGCCAGTTGCTTATATAGCAAATGGTCAACGAGTTCCTGAAGATATCGTTATTGCTCAGCCAAAGTACATGATTGCTAAGGCCAATGAGTTATTAGAAAAATCGACAGAGAATGAACCTCATTACTGGAATAGCGATTCTGAAGGGCTCTAG
- a CDS encoding MinD/ParA family protein encodes MNENMIHDQASGLRRLTQPSLTKVIAVTGGKGGVGKSNVTLGMAICMARQGKKVMVLDADLGLANVDIMLGIRSKRNLGHVLAGECELKDAIVEGPHGIKIIPATSGTQSMTELSHAQHAGLIRAFGSLEDEMDILLVDTAAGISDMVISFSRAAQDVVVVVCDEPTSITDAYALIKLLSREHQVQRFKIVANMVRSYREGRELFAKLTLVTERFLNVSLELVACIPLDDKVRQSVKRQKIVVDAFPRSPAALAISSLANKALTWPIPKTPSGHLEFFVERLLNRTEFIEEPFGE; translated from the coding sequence ATGAATGAGAATATGATACACGATCAAGCTAGCGGCCTCCGTCGCTTAACCCAGCCTTCACTCACAAAAGTTATCGCTGTAACGGGTGGCAAGGGAGGCGTGGGTAAATCGAATGTAACGTTAGGTATGGCTATTTGTATGGCTCGCCAAGGCAAGAAAGTCATGGTGCTGGATGCCGATTTAGGATTAGCTAACGTAGACATCATGCTCGGCATTCGTTCTAAACGAAATCTTGGGCATGTGTTGGCTGGCGAGTGTGAACTTAAGGATGCGATTGTCGAAGGGCCGCACGGAATTAAAATTATTCCAGCGACATCAGGCACACAAAGCATGACTGAACTTTCACACGCTCAACACGCCGGGTTGATTCGTGCTTTTGGTTCGCTTGAAGACGAGATGGATATCTTATTGGTTGATACCGCAGCGGGTATATCCGATATGGTCATCAGCTTTTCAAGAGCTGCGCAGGATGTGGTTGTGGTGGTTTGTGATGAACCAACGTCGATTACTGATGCATATGCATTGATTAAGCTGTTGAGTCGAGAGCACCAAGTACAGCGATTCAAAATTGTTGCAAATATGGTCAGAAGCTATCGCGAAGGCCGAGAATTATTTGCAAAGTTGACTTTGGTCACAGAGCGCTTCTTGAATGTGAGCCTCGAACTCGTAGCATGTATTCCTTTAGATGATAAAGTACGTCAATCAGTTAAGAGACAGAAAATCGTAGTCGATGCGTTTCCTCGCTCTCCAGCTGCATTGGCAATCAGCTCTTTGGCTAATAAGGCATTGACCTGGCCAATACCAAAAACACCAAGCGGACACTTGGAGTTTTTTGTTGAAAGGCTGCTGAACCGTACTGAATTTATAGAGGAACCATTTGGTGAATAA
- a CDS encoding RNA polymerase sigma factor FliA, whose protein sequence is MNKALTYDQHANHNSQQAFFEKYSVLVKRIAHHLLGRLPPNVLVDDLIQAGMIGLIEAQQNYDGTKGASFETYAGIRIRGAMLDDIRRGDWVPRSVHKNNREISSAIAELEGTLNRDPSDAEVAKHMGLSLDQYHSALTDINCSKLVGIEDLGVSDDVISPNEDSQDNTPFQGVADESFRQALIDSIKQLPEREGLVLSLYYDEELNLKEIGEVLGVSESRVSQILSQSMQRLRTKLSAWTQND, encoded by the coding sequence GTGAATAAAGCGCTTACTTACGATCAACATGCTAATCACAATAGCCAGCAGGCTTTTTTTGAGAAGTACTCTGTGTTGGTTAAGCGTATCGCTCATCATTTGTTGGGGCGATTACCGCCTAATGTATTAGTTGATGACTTGATTCAAGCCGGCATGATTGGCCTGATTGAAGCACAGCAGAACTATGATGGTACTAAAGGCGCAAGCTTTGAGACGTACGCAGGTATTCGAATTCGTGGGGCAATGTTGGATGACATTCGCCGCGGGGATTGGGTCCCGAGATCGGTTCATAAAAACAATCGAGAAATCAGTAGTGCAATCGCGGAATTAGAGGGCACTCTCAATCGCGATCCCAGTGATGCTGAGGTGGCAAAGCACATGGGGCTGAGTTTAGACCAGTATCACAGTGCTTTAACTGATATTAATTGCTCAAAATTGGTAGGGATAGAAGACTTAGGTGTCTCTGATGATGTAATATCTCCGAATGAAGATTCTCAAGATAATACGCCTTTTCAAGGGGTTGCAGATGAATCATTCCGCCAAGCTTTGATCGACTCGATAAAACAACTTCCGGAAAGGGAAGGCCTCGTGCTTTCGCTTTATTACGACGAAGAACTCAATTTAAAAGAGATTGGGGAAGTATTAGGTGTCAGCGAATCTCGTGTCAGCCAAATACTAAGCCAATCTATGCAGCGTTTACGCACTAAGTTAAGTGCTTGGACACAGAACGACTAA
- the cheY gene encoding chemotaxis response regulator CheY, giving the protein MKILIVDDFSTMRRIVKNLLRDLGFNNTQEADDGLTALPMLKKGEFDFVVTDWNMPGMQGIDLLKHVRADAELKHLPVLMITAEAKREQIIEAAQAGVNGYIVKPFTAATLKEKLDKIFERL; this is encoded by the coding sequence ATGAAAATTCTCATTGTTGATGATTTTTCAACGATGCGCCGAATTGTTAAAAACCTACTTCGCGATTTAGGTTTCAACAACACTCAAGAAGCAGACGATGGCTTGACCGCGTTACCTATGCTGAAAAAAGGCGAATTTGATTTCGTGGTAACTGACTGGAACATGCCGGGTATGCAAGGTATTGATCTTCTAAAACATGTTCGTGCAGATGCAGAACTTAAGCACCTTCCAGTGCTTATGATCACAGCAGAAGCTAAGCGTGAGCAGATCATTGAAGCAGCGCAAGCGGGTGTTAATGGTTACATTGTGAAGCCGTTCACTGCCGCAACTCTAAAAGAGAAACTCGACAAGATTTTTGAGCGTTTATAA
- a CDS encoding protein phosphatase CheZ, with product MISLEQAKKLVELLENDEQQGADSLVRSIYEDNFNLQDNPMLQEIGSLTRDLHDSLTQFNFDERINVIAKDEIPDARDRLQYVIDKTEVAANKTMDAVDRCMPIATNLHECLLQVRPQWNELMHGRIELVTFKALCHRIDGLLVQVEGDSTELRGQLTEILMAQDFQDLTGQIISKVITLVNEVEGRLVEILTVFGANQIEPTPETDKKASIAPEGPIMNPEAREDAVASQDEVDDLLSSLGF from the coding sequence ATGATTTCATTAGAACAAGCAAAAAAATTAGTAGAGCTGCTTGAAAACGATGAGCAGCAAGGTGCTGATTCTCTTGTTAGAAGCATTTATGAAGATAATTTTAATCTTCAAGATAACCCAATGCTTCAAGAAATAGGCAGTCTGACTCGTGACCTCCATGATTCTTTGACACAATTCAACTTTGACGAGCGTATTAACGTTATCGCAAAGGATGAAATCCCTGACGCCAGGGATCGCCTTCAATATGTCATTGATAAAACGGAAGTTGCGGCGAACAAAACGATGGACGCTGTCGATCGCTGTATGCCAATTGCAACTAATTTACACGAGTGTTTACTTCAAGTAAGGCCTCAATGGAATGAACTGATGCATGGCCGCATTGAGCTAGTAACATTCAAAGCTTTATGCCACCGCATTGATGGATTACTTGTCCAAGTAGAAGGCGATAGTACTGAACTACGTGGACAACTGACTGAAATCTTGATGGCTCAGGATTTCCAAGATTTAACTGGGCAGATTATTAGCAAAGTTATTACCTTGGTGAATGAGGTTGAAGGACGTCTGGTAGAGATTCTCACCGTATTCGGTGCGAATCAAATAGAACCCACACCAGAGACAGATAAGAAAGCATCTATTGCTCCTGAGGGGCCGATCATGAACCCAGAAGCTCGTGAAGATGCTGTTGCATCTCAAGATGAAGTCGACGATTTGTTATCCAGTCTTGGATTTTAA
- a CDS encoding chemotaxis protein CheA has product MSYDLDEDILQDFLVEAGEILELLSEQLVELENNPDDKELLNAIFRGFHTVKGGAGFLALTELVDTCHGAENVFDILRNGQRSVTSGLMDTMLQALDTVNVQFKAVQDEEALVPADQSLLDELHRLCKPESEDEVAPVEAPAPVIPEPIVAAPEPVIAPESTAETTNISASSVDDISEDEFERLLDELHGKGGSPTTSSVDTPVPAPVAPQPVAASGDITDDEFEKLLDELHGAGQSPTAANSTPPPPPVAPVAKAPVTSEGDDLMTDAEFESLLDQLHGSGNGPSIEELDAATKPVQAKPEPVAPKVAPKPQPAPVAVKTEPKPSVPAKAEVKAPAKKQQAEATVRVDTSTLDTIMNMVGELVLVRNRLVSLGLNSNDEEMSKAVSNLDVVTADLQGAVMKTRMQPIKKVFGRFPRVVRDLARTLKKDIVLEMRGEETDLDKNLVEALADPLIHLVRNSVDHGIEMPDDRVAAGKSKTGKVILSASQEGDHIELAIVDDGGGMDPDKLRAIAVKRGLMDDDAASRLTNKECFNLIFAPGFSSKEKISDISGRGVGMDVVKTAINTLNGSIDIDSEMGQGTKITIKVPLTLAILPTLMVGVAGHPFALPLASVNEIFHLDLSRTNVVDGQLTIIVRDKSIPLFYLQNWLTPKEGLVEGRQGHGHVVIVQLGSQRVGFVVDALIGQEEVVIKPLDKLLQGTPGMAGATITSDGHIALILDVPDLLKQYAAASRI; this is encoded by the coding sequence ATGAGCTACGATTTAGACGAAGATATTCTTCAGGACTTTTTAGTCGAAGCCGGGGAGATCCTTGAACTCCTATCAGAACAACTGGTAGAGCTAGAGAATAACCCTGACGACAAAGAACTACTAAACGCTATTTTCCGTGGTTTCCATACAGTAAAAGGTGGTGCTGGTTTCCTAGCATTGACCGAGCTGGTGGATACTTGTCATGGTGCTGAGAATGTGTTCGACATTCTAAGAAATGGCCAACGCAGTGTAACATCAGGTCTAATGGATACGATGCTACAGGCTTTAGATACAGTCAATGTACAGTTTAAAGCCGTGCAAGATGAGGAAGCTTTAGTACCAGCAGACCAATCTTTACTGGATGAACTTCATCGCCTCTGTAAGCCAGAGTCTGAAGATGAAGTGGCACCAGTAGAAGCTCCAGCACCGGTTATCCCTGAACCTATCGTTGCAGCTCCTGAACCTGTTATTGCTCCGGAATCTACTGCTGAAACTACAAACATCAGTGCATCTTCCGTGGATGATATTTCTGAAGATGAATTTGAGCGTTTACTGGATGAACTTCACGGTAAGGGTGGTTCACCAACGACATCATCTGTAGACACACCAGTGCCGGCACCCGTGGCACCTCAGCCAGTTGCTGCGAGTGGTGACATTACTGACGACGAATTTGAAAAGTTGTTAGATGAGTTGCATGGTGCGGGTCAAAGCCCGACAGCTGCAAACTCAACGCCTCCTCCTCCGCCAGTTGCTCCGGTAGCCAAAGCACCAGTAACGTCTGAAGGCGATGACCTAATGACTGATGCTGAGTTTGAGAGTTTACTTGATCAGTTACACGGCTCAGGTAATGGCCCTTCAATTGAAGAGTTGGATGCTGCGACTAAGCCTGTACAAGCGAAGCCCGAGCCTGTTGCGCCGAAAGTCGCTCCTAAACCACAGCCTGCTCCTGTTGCTGTAAAAACTGAGCCTAAGCCTAGCGTACCAGCAAAAGCTGAAGTTAAAGCGCCTGCGAAGAAGCAGCAAGCTGAAGCCACAGTTCGTGTTGATACCTCAACACTGGATACCATCATGAACATGGTGGGTGAGCTAGTATTGGTTCGTAACCGCCTTGTTAGCTTAGGTTTAAACAGCAACGACGAAGAAATGTCGAAAGCTGTCTCTAACTTAGACGTTGTTACTGCTGACCTACAAGGTGCAGTAATGAAGACGCGTATGCAGCCGATTAAGAAAGTATTTGGTCGCTTCCCTCGCGTTGTCCGTGACCTTGCTCGTACCTTGAAGAAAGACATTGTTCTTGAAATGCGTGGCGAAGAAACGGATCTTGATAAAAACTTAGTAGAAGCACTTGCTGATCCCCTGATTCACTTGGTGAGAAACTCTGTCGATCATGGTATCGAAATGCCGGACGACCGTGTTGCTGCGGGTAAATCTAAAACCGGTAAAGTGATTCTGTCTGCCTCTCAAGAAGGCGACCACATTGAACTGGCTATCGTTGATGATGGCGGCGGTATGGACCCTGATAAGCTTCGTGCTATCGCGGTTAAGCGCGGTCTGATGGATGATGATGCAGCGTCTCGCCTAACAAATAAAGAGTGTTTCAATCTAATCTTTGCTCCTGGCTTTTCAAGTAAAGAAAAGATCTCAGATATCTCTGGCCGTGGTGTAGGTATGGACGTTGTGAAAACAGCGATCAACACACTGAATGGTTCAATTGATATCGACTCAGAGATGGGCCAAGGCACCAAGATTACCATTAAGGTTCCGTTGACACTTGCGATCCTACCAACCTTAATGGTCGGTGTTGCGGGTCACCCGTTCGCATTGCCACTGGCTTCTGTAAATGAAATCTTCCACTTAGACCTAAGCCGCACAAACGTGGTTGATGGTCAGCTGACTATTATCGTTCGCGATAAGTCTATTCCACTGTTCTACCTACAAAATTGGCTTACACCTAAAGAAGGTCTTGTTGAAGGGCGTCAAGGTCATGGTCATGTTGTTATTGTGCAACTTGGTAGTCAACGTGTTGGTTTTGTTGTCGATGCGCTTATCGGCCAAGAAGAAGTGGTTATTAAGCCACTTGATAAGCTTCTTCAAGGCACGCCAGGAATGGCAGGTGCGACAATTACAAGTGACGGTCACATAGCATTGATTTTAGATGTGCCGGACTTGTTGAAGCAGTACGCAGCTGCATCAAGAATTTAA